A part of Brachybacterium faecium DSM 4810 genomic DNA contains:
- a CDS encoding ABC-type enterochelin transport system, permease component (PFAM: FecCD transport family), whose product MSSPSLAPDAPDVPAVRRRGRERLLDGKLVIGIVLVALLLAASLFTGVYDIFGADDGASMFAITRIPRTIALVLAGAAMAMSGLIMQLMTQNRFVEPTTTGTTEWAGLGLILVMVLFPGAGLLTRMTVAIIFSFVGTLVFFLFLRKVTLRSSLIVPIIGIMLGAVVGSVSTFVALQFDALQNLGVWFAGSFTSVLRGSYEVLWIVLLVGVAVFIVADRLTVIGLGEDVATNVGVNYQRVLLLGTGLVAIATGVVTVVVGNLPFLGLIVPNVVSMVRGDDLRSNLPWVCLLGIAIVTVCDLIGRTIIMPFEVPVSLILGIVGAIVFIVLLTRQRRHG is encoded by the coding sequence ATGTCCAGTCCTTCCCTCGCACCGGACGCGCCGGACGTGCCGGCGGTGCGACGCCGCGGCCGCGAGCGCCTGCTCGACGGCAAGCTGGTGATCGGCATCGTGCTGGTCGCGCTGCTGCTGGCCGCTTCGCTGTTCACCGGCGTCTACGACATCTTCGGCGCCGACGACGGCGCCTCGATGTTCGCGATCACCCGCATCCCCCGCACCATCGCCCTGGTCCTGGCCGGCGCCGCGATGGCGATGTCGGGGCTCATCATGCAGCTGATGACCCAGAACCGCTTCGTGGAGCCGACCACCACCGGCACCACCGAATGGGCCGGTCTGGGCCTCATCCTGGTGATGGTGCTGTTCCCCGGCGCCGGGCTGCTGACCCGGATGACGGTCGCGATCATCTTCTCCTTCGTGGGCACCCTGGTGTTCTTCCTGTTCCTGCGGAAGGTCACCCTGCGCAGCTCCCTCATCGTGCCGATCATCGGCATCATGCTCGGCGCCGTCGTCGGCTCGGTCTCCACCTTCGTGGCGCTCCAGTTCGACGCCCTGCAGAACCTGGGCGTCTGGTTCGCCGGCTCCTTCACCTCGGTGCTGCGCGGCAGCTACGAGGTGCTGTGGATCGTGCTGCTGGTCGGGGTCGCCGTCTTCATCGTGGCCGACCGGCTCACGGTGATCGGTCTGGGCGAGGACGTCGCCACGAACGTGGGCGTGAACTACCAGCGGGTGCTGCTGCTGGGCACCGGGCTGGTCGCCATCGCCACCGGCGTGGTCACGGTGGTGGTCGGCAACCTGCCGTTCCTGGGGCTCATCGTGCCCAACGTGGTCTCCATGGTGCGAGGTGACGACCTGCGCTCGAACCTGCCCTGGGTGTGCCTGCTGGGCATCGCGATCGTCACCGTCTGCGACCTCATCGGCCGCACCATCATCATGCCCTTCGAGGTGCCGGTCTCCCTGATCCTCGGGATCGTCGGCGCCATCGTGTTCATCGTCCTTCTCACGAGGCAGCGTCGACATGGCTGA
- a CDS encoding ABC-type enterochelin transport system, periplasmic component (PFAM: Periplasmic binding protein) has product MTSFTRRHFGALSAAGALGLALTACGSSSGETDAAGAADDGAAEGTIEIEDNNGAQTVEVPPASVVATDNRTFETLADWGVTLTAAARTLMPSTNPYKDDESIIDLGNHREPDLEAVVAAEPTLIVNGQRFSQYHDDFVKYAPDATILELDPRDDEPFGDELKRQVAVLGEVFGKEEEAEKLGTDFDAAMERVSTAYDGSSTVMAVTTSGGEIGYIAPGEGRTLGWTFEAFDFVPALEVENASDDHQGDDISVEAIADSNPDWILVMDRDAAISADDPEYVPANEILDSSEALAGVTAITEGNVIYMPADTYTNESIQTYTEYFTTLADALEAKA; this is encoded by the coding sequence ATGACCTCCTTCACCCGGCGCCACTTCGGCGCCCTCTCCGCCGCCGGTGCCCTCGGCCTCGCCCTCACCGCGTGCGGCTCCTCCTCCGGCGAGACCGACGCCGCCGGTGCGGCGGACGACGGCGCCGCCGAGGGCACCATCGAGATCGAGGACAACAACGGCGCCCAGACCGTCGAGGTCCCGCCCGCCTCCGTGGTCGCGACCGACAACCGCACCTTCGAGACCCTCGCGGACTGGGGCGTGACCCTCACCGCCGCCGCGCGCACCCTGATGCCCTCGACCAACCCCTACAAGGACGACGAGTCGATCATCGACCTGGGCAACCACCGCGAGCCCGACCTCGAGGCCGTGGTCGCCGCCGAGCCCACCCTCATCGTCAACGGCCAGCGCTTCTCGCAGTACCACGACGACTTCGTGAAGTACGCGCCCGACGCCACGATCCTCGAGCTGGACCCGCGCGACGACGAGCCCTTCGGCGACGAGCTCAAGCGCCAGGTCGCCGTGCTCGGCGAGGTCTTCGGCAAGGAGGAGGAGGCCGAGAAGCTCGGCACCGACTTCGACGCCGCCATGGAGCGCGTGAGCACCGCCTACGACGGCAGCTCCACCGTCATGGCCGTCACCACCTCCGGCGGCGAGATCGGCTACATCGCCCCCGGCGAGGGCCGCACCCTCGGCTGGACCTTCGAGGCCTTCGACTTCGTGCCCGCCCTCGAGGTCGAGAACGCGAGCGACGACCACCAGGGCGACGACATCTCCGTCGAGGCCATCGCCGATTCGAACCCGGACTGGATCCTCGTCATGGACCGTGACGCCGCGATCTCCGCCGACGATCCGGAGTACGTCCCCGCCAACGAGATCCTCGACTCCTCCGAGGCGCTCGCCGGAGTCACCGCGATCACCGAGGGCAACGTGATCTACATGCCCGCGGACACGTACACGAACGAGTCGATCCAGACGTACACCGAGTACTTCACCACGCTGGCCGACGCGCTCGAGGCCAAGGCCTGA
- a CDS encoding Integral membrane protein DUF6 (PFAM: Integral membrane protein DUF6), translated as MSTIALAMVLVAALCHALWNLAAKRVDTDGYAFVWCYDVASVLLWAPLAIASLVAAGHSLSPTLLLAPLVSGVLHIAYQLTLQTGYARADLGVVYPVARGVGPVLSMAVAILVLGERPGWAALLGAVVVIAGIVVVATGRSGSGRHGVRAGVLWGGATGLAIAAYTLWDSWSVTTLGQPPVAYFVTSCLWQVVLMTPTLLRRRRHGLGGVVRLRWREIAMVAVLSPLAYVLVLEAMRTAPVSLVAPARESSIVVGSLLAWWLFKEPDPLRRLCGAAIVLGGIVLIAV; from the coding sequence ATGAGCACCATAGCGCTGGCGATGGTGCTGGTCGCCGCCCTCTGCCATGCCCTGTGGAATCTCGCCGCCAAGCGCGTGGACACCGATGGCTACGCCTTCGTGTGGTGCTACGACGTGGCCTCCGTGCTGCTGTGGGCGCCGCTGGCGATCGCGTCGCTGGTCGCTGCGGGGCACAGCCTCTCCCCCACGCTGCTGCTGGCTCCGCTGGTCTCCGGCGTGCTGCACATCGCCTACCAGCTCACCCTGCAGACGGGCTACGCCCGCGCGGACCTCGGGGTGGTCTACCCGGTGGCGCGCGGGGTGGGCCCGGTGCTGAGCATGGCGGTGGCGATCCTGGTGCTCGGGGAGCGGCCCGGCTGGGCGGCGCTGCTCGGGGCGGTGGTGGTGATCGCGGGGATCGTGGTCGTCGCGACCGGACGGTCGGGCTCCGGGCGTCACGGCGTGCGCGCCGGGGTGCTCTGGGGCGGGGCGACGGGCCTGGCGATCGCGGCGTACACGCTGTGGGACAGCTGGAGCGTCACCACGCTCGGGCAGCCCCCGGTGGCGTACTTCGTGACGAGCTGCCTGTGGCAGGTGGTGCTCATGACGCCGACGCTGCTGCGCCGCCGCCGTCACGGCCTCGGGGGCGTGGTGCGGCTGCGGTGGCGGGAGATCGCGATGGTCGCGGTGCTCTCCCCGCTCGCCTACGTGCTGGTGCTCGAGGCCATGCGCACCGCGCCGGTGTCGCTGGTCGCCCCGGCGCGGGAGTCGAGCATCGTGGTGGGCTCGCTGCTGGCGTGGTGGCTGTTCAAGGAGCCCGACCCGCTGCGCAGGCTGTGCGGCGCCGCGATCGTGCTCGGCGGGATCGTGCTCATCGCGGTGTGA
- a CDS encoding methylase involved in ubiquinone/menaquinone biosynthesis (PFAM: Methyltransferase domain) — protein sequence MTDAAEHRPAYTHGYGAAVLKSHRARTAENSAAHLLPHLRPGMELLDVGSGAGTITAGLARLVGPAHVTALEVSEEAAALTRAELGRQGLGEVEVVVGDAHHLPFADGSVDVVHAHQVLQHVPGPVRALAEFRRVTRPGGTVAVRDSDYEGFRWWPERPGIERWLALYLRAARANGGTPDAGRRLLAWAHEAGFTDVEATSSTQLYATAEGRRAWAGTVAGRVTAGALAEQLAREGWADAAEREEIAAQFLAWAEHPDGWFNLLHGEILARA from the coding sequence ATGACCGACGCCGCCGAGCACCGCCCCGCCTACACCCACGGCTACGGCGCCGCGGTGCTGAAGAGCCACCGCGCCCGCACCGCCGAGAACTCCGCCGCACACCTGCTGCCGCACCTGCGGCCGGGGATGGAGCTGCTGGACGTGGGCAGCGGCGCCGGGACGATCACCGCGGGCCTCGCCCGCCTCGTCGGCCCCGCGCACGTCACCGCCCTCGAGGTGAGCGAGGAGGCCGCCGCCCTCACCCGCGCGGAGCTCGGCCGCCAGGGGCTCGGGGAGGTGGAGGTCGTGGTCGGCGACGCCCACCACCTGCCGTTCGCCGACGGCAGCGTCGACGTGGTCCACGCCCACCAGGTGCTGCAGCATGTGCCCGGGCCGGTGCGGGCGCTCGCCGAGTTCCGCCGCGTGACCCGCCCCGGCGGGACGGTCGCGGTGCGCGACAGCGACTACGAGGGCTTCCGCTGGTGGCCGGAGCGGCCGGGGATCGAGCGCTGGCTCGCGCTGTACCTGCGCGCCGCCCGCGCCAACGGCGGCACCCCCGACGCCGGCCGGCGCCTGCTGGCCTGGGCGCACGAGGCCGGATTCACCGACGTCGAGGCCACCAGCTCCACCCAGCTCTACGCGACCGCGGAGGGCCGGCGCGCCTGGGCCGGGACCGTGGCGGGCCGCGTCACCGCCGGAGCCCTCGCGGAGCAGCTCGCCCGGGAGGGCTGGGCCGACGCCGCCGAGCGGGAGGAGATCGCCGCGCAGTTCCTCGCCTGGGCCGAGCACCCCGACGGCTGGTTCAACCTCCTGCACGGGGAGATCCTCGCCCGCGCATGA
- a CDS encoding purine-cytosine permease-like transporter (PFAM: Permease for cytosine/purines, uracil, thiamine, allantoin), giving the protein MTVPEHIPAPRAGGAGLIETAGIEIIAESERTARPRDLFWPWFAANVSVFGLSYGSWVLGFGISFWQAVVVSTIGVVVSFLLCGLIAIAGKRGSAPTMVLSRAAFGVHGQKVPGVVSWLTSIGWETFLAIMAVLATATVITQLGGDGGSVALRIIATVIVAALIVAASVLGYHTIMKLQSVLTWITGAVTILYVLLTIPHIDLAAVMAQPGGSPGQVIGALVMVMTGFGLGWINIAADWSRYQKRSASDGAIIAWNTIGGSLAPVLLVIFGTLLAGSDPDLFDAVADDPIGALATLLPVWVLVPFLVAAVLALVSGAVLGIYSSGLTLLSLGIDIPRPAAAAIDGLILTAGTIWVVFFATDFLGPFQSFLITLGVPLASWAGILIADILTRRADYDELALFDARGRYGAWDWTSIGTMAVASVIGWGLVINQFAEDAPWNNWQGYLLGLVGGKEGDWAYANLGVFVALALSFAVAWFARRGRIRAQEEGGRAAGA; this is encoded by the coding sequence ATGACCGTCCCCGAGCACATCCCCGCCCCCCGCGCCGGCGGTGCCGGCCTCATCGAGACCGCCGGCATCGAGATCATCGCGGAGTCCGAGCGGACCGCCCGTCCGCGCGACCTGTTCTGGCCCTGGTTCGCCGCGAACGTCTCCGTGTTCGGCCTCTCCTACGGCTCGTGGGTGCTGGGCTTCGGCATCTCCTTCTGGCAGGCCGTGGTGGTCTCCACGATCGGGGTGGTGGTCTCGTTCCTGCTGTGCGGGCTGATCGCGATCGCCGGCAAGCGCGGCTCGGCGCCCACCATGGTGCTCTCCCGGGCGGCGTTCGGCGTGCACGGTCAGAAGGTGCCCGGCGTCGTCTCGTGGCTGACGTCGATCGGCTGGGAGACGTTCCTGGCGATCATGGCGGTGCTCGCCACCGCGACCGTCATCACCCAGCTGGGCGGCGACGGCGGCAGCGTGGCGCTGCGGATCATCGCCACGGTGATCGTCGCGGCACTGATCGTCGCCGCCTCGGTGCTCGGGTATCACACGATCATGAAGCTCCAGTCGGTGCTGACCTGGATCACCGGCGCCGTGACGATCCTCTACGTCCTCCTCACGATCCCGCACATCGACCTCGCCGCGGTCATGGCCCAGCCGGGCGGCAGCCCGGGGCAGGTCATCGGTGCGCTGGTGATGGTGATGACGGGCTTCGGTCTCGGCTGGATCAACATCGCCGCCGACTGGTCCCGCTATCAGAAGCGCTCCGCCTCCGACGGCGCGATCATCGCCTGGAACACGATCGGCGGCTCGCTCGCCCCGGTGCTGCTGGTGATCTTCGGGACGCTGCTGGCCGGCTCCGACCCCGACCTCTTCGACGCGGTGGCCGACGACCCGATCGGCGCCCTCGCCACGCTGCTGCCGGTCTGGGTGCTGGTGCCGTTCCTCGTCGCGGCCGTGCTCGCCCTGGTCTCCGGCGCGGTGCTCGGCATCTACTCCTCGGGCCTGACGCTGCTGAGCCTCGGCATCGACATCCCCCGCCCCGCCGCCGCGGCGATCGACGGGCTGATCCTCACCGCCGGCACGATCTGGGTGGTCTTCTTCGCGACCGACTTCCTCGGCCCGTTCCAGAGCTTCCTCATCACGCTCGGCGTGCCGCTGGCCTCCTGGGCGGGGATCCTCATCGCCGACATCCTCACCCGTCGGGCCGATTACGACGAGCTGGCGCTGTTCGACGCCCGCGGCCGCTACGGCGCCTGGGACTGGACCTCGATCGGGACCATGGCGGTCGCCTCCGTGATCGGCTGGGGCCTGGTGATCAACCAGTTCGCCGAGGATGCGCCGTGGAACAACTGGCAGGGCTACCTGCTCGGCCTCGTCGGCGGCAAGGAGGGCGACTGGGCGTACGCGAACCTCGGGGTGTTCGTCGCGCTGGCGCTGTCGTTCGCGGTGGCCTGGTTCGCGCGGCGCGGGCGGATCCGCGCCCAGGAGGAGGGCGGGCGCGCGGCGGGCGCCTGA
- a CDS encoding transcriptional regulator (PFAM: Bacterial regulatory proteins, tetR family): MSPHPAPPSRRDRQQQTRHALVGAARESFAEEGYHRANLEQIAHRAGYSKGAVYSNFTGKASLFLAVLDANLSAAAQEGWDPFRDSDAQPGAEGLSAQQQETLSTGFALATLEFVAVAARDESLRPDLQSRLRTLLDAYVEVARRERAPGSALADEQMGALLAALVQGAGFLQLAGTTVLDRSLLEEGMRRITGEGPGRTR; encoded by the coding sequence ATGTCCCCGCATCCCGCCCCGCCCTCTCGGCGCGATCGACAGCAGCAGACTCGTCACGCCCTGGTCGGGGCGGCGCGCGAGAGCTTCGCCGAGGAGGGATACCACCGGGCGAACCTCGAGCAGATCGCGCACCGTGCCGGGTACTCCAAGGGCGCGGTCTACTCGAACTTCACGGGCAAGGCCTCGCTCTTCCTCGCGGTCCTGGACGCGAACCTCAGCGCAGCCGCCCAGGAGGGCTGGGATCCGTTCCGGGACTCCGATGCCCAACCCGGCGCCGAAGGGCTCAGCGCACAGCAGCAGGAGACGCTGAGCACGGGCTTCGCCCTGGCCACGCTCGAGTTCGTCGCCGTCGCGGCGCGGGACGAGAGCCTCCGGCCCGATCTGCAGAGCCGGCTGCGCACGCTGCTGGACGCCTACGTCGAGGTGGCGCGCCGAGAGCGTGCGCCGGGCAGCGCGCTGGCCGACGAGCAGATGGGTGCGCTCCTGGCGGCGCTCGTCCAGGGCGCGGGGTTCCTCCAGCTCGCCGGCACGACGGTGCTGGATCGCTCGCTGCTCGAGGAGGGGATGCGCCGGATCACCGGCGAAGGGCCGGGGCGCACGCGCTGA